CTTTGATTTCTACTTTGCCTGCTTGGACTTTTTGTGTCCAGATGCCATCGGCAAAATCTTTCGCAGTAAAATAGTGCTTCAGTTGGCTGGGATTGGTAAGCGTTAGTTGATAGCGTTTGCCAGCTAGGAATTCCAGATGATTTGGCTCAAACTTCAGTTCGTTAGCCGAATTACCCAAGCTAATTGTAATTTCTGTAGCTGGTTGCTTGAGCAAATCGCCAGACACATTTGCCGCCATTGCTGGAGTAGCAACGATGAAATTTAGTCCCAAAAGTAATGTAAGTATCACGTAGCTACACCGTAATATTTGTAGCCAAGTAGTAGCAGCAAAAGGAAGAGATGTAATGACAATTTGAGATAAATGGTTGTAATTTTTCATCGGTAGTTCTCAAAAGGCAATGGTGATGAGTAGGAAAAATTAATTAATAGAT
This Nostoc sp. C052 DNA region includes the following protein-coding sequences:
- a CDS encoding plastocyanin/azurin family copper-binding protein; amino-acid sequence: MKNYNHLSQIVITSLPFAATTWLQILRCSYVILTLLLGLNFIVATPAMAANVSGDLLKQPATEITISLGNSANELKFEPNHLEFLAGKRYQLTLTNPSQLKHYFTAKDFADGIWTQKVQAGKVEIKGAIHELELKPGAEAEWVFVPLKSGNYGLRCTIPGHTEAGMTGEIAIKS